In Phocoena sinus isolate mPhoSin1 chromosome 10, mPhoSin1.pri, whole genome shotgun sequence, a single genomic region encodes these proteins:
- the PHLDA1 gene encoding LOW QUALITY PROTEIN: pleckstrin homology-like domain family A member 1 (The sequence of the model RefSeq protein was modified relative to this genomic sequence to represent the inferred CDS: inserted 1 base in 1 codon) — protein MRRAPAAECLSELGFPPRCGRQEPPFPLGVTRGWGGWPIQKRREGARPEPFSERSQEDGRGPAARSSRTLWRIRTRLPCCPDPEEPPQPPPPPPPPPLCFLRVSLFCALRAGGRGSRWGEDGARLLLPPRARVAGRGEAEPSGGPXYAGRMLESSGCKALKEGVLEKRSDGLLQLWKKKCCILTEEGLLLIPPKQLQHQQQQPGQGPVEPSQPGGPNVGSLEPPVKLKELHFSNMKTVDCVERKGKYMYFTVVMAEGKEIDFRCPQDQGWNAEITLQMVQYKNRQAILAVKSTRQKQQHLVQQQPPQTQLQPQSHPQAPPQPQPQPQPQPQPLHPYPRSHPHPHPHPLPLSQPHGHRLLRSTSNSA, from the exons ATGAGGCGTGCGCCGGCGGCGGAGTGCCTTTCGGAGCTGGGCTTTCCCCCGCGGTGCGGGCGCCAGGAGCCGCCTTTTCCGCTGGGTGTcactcgggggtgggggggatggccCATTCAAAAGCGCCGCGAGGGGGCCCGGCCAGAGCCCTTCAGTGAGCGCTCGCAAGAGGACGGCAGAGGCCCGGCGGCTCGCAGCTCCCGGACCTTGTGGCGCATCAGGACGCGGCTGCCCTGCTGCCCGGACCCCGAGGaaccgccgcagccgccgccgccgccgccgccgccaccactCTGCTTCCTGCGCGTTAGCCTCTTCTGCGCGCTCCGGGCGGGCGGCCGCGGGAGCCGTTGGGGCGAGGACGGCGCGCGGCTGCTGCTGCCCCCCCGGGCCCGGGTGGCTGGAAGAGGAGAGGCCGAGCCGAGCGGCGGCC CCTATGCCGGGAGGATGTTGGAGAGCAGCGGCTGCAAGGCGCTGAAGGAGGGTGTGTTGGAGAAGCGCAGCGACGGGTTGCTGCAGCTCTGGAAGAAAAAGTGCTGTATCCTCACTGAGGAGGGGCTGCTGCTCATCCCGCCCAAACAGCTGcaacaccagcagcagcagcccgGGCAGGGGCCGGTCGAGCCATCCCAACCCGGAGGCCCCAATGTGGGCAGCCTCGAGCCGCCCGTCAAGCTGAAGGAATTGCACTTTTCCAACATGAAGACCGTGGACTGCGTGGAGCGCAAAGGCAAGTATATGTACTTCACTGTGGTGATGGCCGAGGGCAAGGAAATCGACTTTCGGTGCCCgcaggaccagggctggaacgCGGAGATCACGCTTCAGATGGTGCAGTACAAGAATCGTCAGGCCATCCTGGCGGTCAAGTCCACGCGGCAGAAGCAGCAGCACCTGGTCCAGCAGCAGCCGCCGCAGACGCAGCTTCAGCCCCAGTCCCACCCCCAAGCCccgccgcagccgcagccgcagccgcagccgcagccgcagccgctcCATCCGTATCCGCGTTCGCACCCACATCCGCACCCGCACCCACTACCGCTCTCGCAGCCACACGGCCACCGGCTTCTCCGTAGCACCTCCAACTCTGCCTGA